One genomic window of Caldilineales bacterium includes the following:
- a CDS encoding TlpA family protein disulfide reductase: MPGLPHARGPGRRRHLPRLAPTRTVLPAPLRRRQPLHAQDPASARGRTGPDRLDRRLRGCHRAHPRPVARTDGRDHHPCLRSGSEPSAGHRPRRQPERPQIPHQLPGPSRLAAPDRQRCRRPGVLRVRPASERRRHRRQRRRPRPDQFRTALHPHLGPHPGANLRSHHGRCRRQPHLHPARRRRLCQRQPPASRWLRQNHGLAGDCRHRWGGDRCRFHRRRGRGDLRDRRRRPARPVPAQGRAAVSVAHGRVRPGLAAQQHAASRTLWPLFRPGRQNADPDRCGRGGGAVRRVPGSVLRVPYLVAGCALGLCLLLLAGCGRSQSTNEAAPDQPAPGVVAYVDGRPLSEAEWRQARAYAQATLLLLGQPGDRFDEAAVFDGFLEDRLLARAADAAGFDLAATAAASEEQRLLQVAGADANRLAEVLAQAGLSQAAWESELARSLRAASFLEDVVLADVAPRQRDDERRRYLQGLRDEANLVVLVTPPLSEGLEPGQLAPDFELVGLDGTPVRLSEWRGRPLLVNFWATWCGPCRQEMPLLQAAAERYADQGLVVVGVDVGEPAEAVADYARGLGIQFPILLDSTQDVSDLYRVYGLPTSFFLDRQGVVDFHLIGPLDARTLERQLDSILTR, from the coding sequence ATGCCAGGACTGCCACATGCCCGTGGCCCAGGGCGCCGTCGCCATCTACCCCGGCTGGCCCCAACACGAACCGTTCTACCAGCACCACTTCGTCGGCGGCAACCTCTTCATGCTCAAGATCCTGCAAGCGCACGTGGGCGAACTGGGCCTGACCGCCTCGACCGCCGACTTCGAGGCTGCCATCGAGCGCACCCGCGCCCAGTTGCAAGAACAGACGGCCGAGATCACCATCCCTGCCTTCGTTCAGGATCAGAACCTTCTGCGGGCCACCGTCCGCGTCGCCAACCAGAGCGGCCACAAATTCCCCACCAGCTACCCGGCCCGTCGCGCCTGGCTGCACCTGACCGCCAGCGATGCCGAAGGCCGGGTGTTCTTCGAGTCCGGCCGGCCTCTGAGCGACGGCGGCATCGTCGCCAACGACGCCGACCTCGACCCGACCAGTTTCGAACCGCACTACACCCGCATCTTGGCCCCCACCCAGGTGCAAATCTACGAAGCCATCATGGCCGATGCCGCCGGCAACCCCACCTTCACCCTGCTCGACGCCGCCGCTTATGCCAAAGACAACCGCCTGCTTCCCGCTGGCTTCGACAAAACCACGGCCTTGCCGGCGATTGCCGTCATCGGTGGGGCGGCGACCGATGCCGATTTCACCGGCGGCGCGGACGAGGTGATCTACGAGATCGACGCCGCCGGCCGGCCAGGCCCGTACCAGCTCAAGGTCGAGCTGCTGTATCAGTCGCTCATGGCCGGGTTCGTCCAGGACTTGCGGCTCAGCAACACGCCGCAAGTCGAACGCTTTGGCCGCTATTTCGACCAGGCCGACAAAACGCCGATCCGGATCGATGCGGTCGAGGTGGTGGGGCCGTGAGGCGTGTTCCGGGTTCCGTGTTGCGTGTTCCGTATCTGGTGGCGGGGTGCGCACTCGGGCTTTGTCTGCTCCTGCTGGCCGGATGTGGGCGCTCGCAATCCACCAACGAGGCGGCGCCCGACCAGCCTGCGCCCGGCGTGGTGGCCTATGTGGATGGCAGGCCGCTGAGCGAGGCCGAATGGCGGCAGGCGCGGGCCTATGCCCAGGCCACGCTCCTGCTCTTGGGCCAGCCCGGCGACCGTTTCGATGAGGCGGCCGTCTTCGACGGCTTCCTGGAGGATCGCCTGTTGGCGCGAGCCGCCGATGCAGCCGGCTTCGACCTGGCTGCCACCGCCGCCGCGAGCGAGGAACAGCGGCTGTTGCAGGTGGCCGGGGCGGATGCGAACAGGCTGGCCGAGGTCTTGGCCCAGGCCGGGCTGAGCCAGGCCGCCTGGGAAAGCGAGCTGGCCCGCAGCCTGCGCGCCGCCAGCTTTCTCGAAGATGTGGTTCTGGCGGATGTCGCCCCGCGCCAGCGCGACGACGAGCGCCGTCGCTATCTCCAGGGCTTGCGAGATGAGGCCAACCTGGTGGTTCTGGTCACGCCGCCGCTGTCCGAGGGTCTGGAACCCGGCCAGTTGGCGCCAGATTTCGAGCTGGTCGGGCTGGATGGCACGCCGGTGCGGCTGAGCGAGTGGCGCGGGCGGCCGCTGCTGGTCAATTTTTGGGCCACCTGGTGCGGGCCGTGCCGCCAGGAAATGCCGCTGCTGCAAGCGGCGGCAGAACGCTACGCCGATCAGGGTCTGGTGGTGGTGGGCGTGGATGTGGGCGAGCCGGCCGAGGCGGTGGCGGACTATGCCCGCGGCCTCGGCATCCAGTTCCCCATCCTGCTCGATTCCACCCAAGATGTCTCCGATCTCTATCGCGTCTATGGCCTGCCAACGTCATTCTTCCTCGACCGCCAGGGTGTGGTAGACTTCCACCTCATCGGCCCGCTGGACGCTCGCACACTCGAACGCCAGTTGGATTCGATCCTCACCCGTTGA
- a CDS encoding DnaJ domain-containing protein, translating to MPKDLYKLLQVHPEADQEGIEAAYQRLAAKFDPATAPDDPVIAAARQEIEGAYAVLGSPAERAAYDASLIAAPAAETSVEADALASIETPAEAAPETATAAPPPPARRGVPSYAWVAAVAVAAIAIIALVFVLRNRKPGEEQAAASSTVVAQAATAAPSPASVATPAATRAPFPTTDASGPYILPPSIPNFAVSDRPTRSQGAATAPVVMYEWSDYT from the coding sequence ATGCCAAAAGACCTTTACAAGCTGTTGCAGGTTCACCCTGAAGCAGACCAGGAAGGCATCGAAGCTGCTTACCAGCGGCTGGCGGCCAAGTTCGACCCTGCGACCGCCCCTGATGACCCCGTCATCGCCGCCGCCCGCCAGGAGATCGAGGGGGCCTACGCCGTTCTCGGCAGCCCCGCCGAGCGCGCCGCCTACGATGCCAGCCTGATCGCCGCCCCCGCCGCCGAAACCAGCGTCGAAGCTGACGCCCTGGCGAGCATCGAGACGCCAGCGGAAGCGGCCCCTGAAACTGCGACCGCGGCGCCGCCCCCGCCCGCCCGTCGCGGCGTGCCCTCCTATGCCTGGGTTGCCGCCGTGGCCGTGGCTGCCATCGCCATCATCGCCCTGGTTTTCGTCCTGCGCAACCGCAAACCGGGCGAGGAGCAGGCCGCCGCCAGCTCGACCGTGGTTGCTCAAGCGGCCACCGCTGCCCCCAGCCCTGCTTCTGTCGCCACGCCGGCTGCCACGCGTGCGCCTTTCCCCACCACCGATGCCAGCGGCCCCTACATCCTTCCGCCCAGCATCCCCAATTTCGCCGTCTCCGACCGCCCCACCCGCAGCCAGGGCGCAGCCACGGCGCCGGTGGTGATGTACGAGTGGTCGGACTATACCTGA
- a CDS encoding thioredoxin domain-containing protein has protein sequence MLPLLEEAYIKTGKLRFVYKEYPVVNGDLSVIASLAAQCAADQNQFAAMQDWLFSSEDWKNEQAVAKVSEAAKTLGLDGAAFDTCFNTQESLQPVIEDYQEGQNFGIRGTPNFVIDGHWVQGLLSAAEFSRIIDALLLEADTGKLPADVVTVTPSPTPDTNFNTDSDHTLGDPKAPITIVEFSDYQCPFCLRHYQQTLPQLKEKYIDTGKAKYVFMDFPIDSLHPQARKAAEAAECAGAQGKYWEMHEKLFGDQASWNGNDKAADVFKQYAAGLELDATAFAACLDGDQFANEIAADQQDGADAGVEGTPAFFINGRFVSGAQPIEVFQQLLDQLLAEKS, from the coding sequence GTGCTGCCGCTTCTGGAAGAAGCGTACATCAAGACTGGAAAGCTACGGTTCGTCTACAAAGAATATCCTGTCGTCAACGGCGACCTCTCGGTGATCGCCAGCCTGGCCGCCCAATGCGCCGCCGATCAGAACCAGTTCGCGGCCATGCAAGATTGGCTGTTCAGCAGCGAGGACTGGAAAAACGAGCAGGCTGTGGCCAAAGTCAGCGAGGCGGCGAAGACACTCGGCCTCGACGGCGCCGCCTTCGATACCTGCTTCAACACGCAGGAGTCGTTACAGCCAGTGATCGAAGATTATCAGGAGGGCCAGAACTTCGGCATCCGTGGCACCCCCAACTTCGTCATCGACGGCCATTGGGTGCAGGGTCTGCTCTCGGCTGCGGAATTCAGCCGCATCATCGACGCCTTGCTGCTGGAAGCCGACACCGGCAAGCTCCCGGCGGATGTGGTGACGGTGACGCCGTCGCCCACTCCCGACACCAACTTCAATACCGACAGCGACCACACTCTTGGCGATCCCAAGGCGCCGATCACGATTGTGGAGTTCTCCGACTACCAATGTCCCTTCTGCCTGCGCCACTACCAGCAGACGCTGCCCCAATTGAAGGAGAAGTACATCGATACGGGCAAAGCCAAATACGTTTTCATGGATTTCCCCATCGATAGCCTGCACCCCCAGGCTCGCAAGGCGGCCGAGGCGGCGGAATGCGCCGGGGCGCAGGGCAAGTATTGGGAGATGCATGAGAAGCTGTTTGGCGATCAAGCAAGCTGGAATGGCAACGACAAGGCCGCCGATGTGTTCAAGCAATACGCTGCCGGTCTTGAGCTGGATGCCACTGCGTTCGCCGCCTGTCTCGATGGCGACCAGTTTGCAAACGAAATCGCTGCCGATCAGCAGGATGGGGCTGATGCAGGCGTGGAGGGCACGCCCGCTTTCTTCATCAACGGCCGCTTTGTCAGCGGCGCCCAACCCATCGAGGTCTTCCAGCAACTGCTCGACCAGTTGCTGGCCGAAAAGTCATGA
- a CDS encoding CBS domain-containing protein: protein MKNILVKDLMTRDVITISPDTSLAEAHHLMKSYGIRRLPVVEHGELIGIVTRGDIRGAEPSQATSLSIWEINYLLAKTTVRDIMTPRPLAIQQSATVREAAKLMLDKKISGLPVLDMAGNVIGILTESDIFRMIAQMWAPPEAEMPAAREMELVPA from the coding sequence ATGAAAAACATCCTCGTCAAAGACCTGATGACCCGCGACGTCATCACCATCTCGCCCGATACCTCGCTGGCCGAGGCGCACCACCTGATGAAAAGCTACGGGATTCGCCGCCTGCCGGTGGTGGAGCACGGCGAACTGATCGGCATCGTCACCCGCGGCGACATCCGCGGGGCCGAACCCTCGCAGGCTACCTCCCTTAGCATCTGGGAGATCAACTACCTGCTGGCCAAGACGACCGTGCGCGACATCATGACCCCGCGCCCGCTTGCCATCCAACAATCCGCCACGGTGCGCGAGGCGGCCAAACTGATGCTGGACAAGAAGATCAGCGGGCTGCCGGTGCTGGATATGGCCGGCAATGTCATCGGCATCCTCACCGAGTCCGACATCTTCCGCATGATCGCGCAGATGTGGGCGCCGCCGGAGGCAGAGATGCCGGCCGCGCGGGAGATGGAGCTTGTGCCGGCGTAG
- a CDS encoding dihydrofolate reductase family protein, with translation MKTLITEFISLDGVVQAPGGASEDTDGGFAHGGWSMKYFDPDVMGGIYGELARQSDALLQGRRTYQVSAAAWPSRSGDPFTDWINRVQKYVVSNTLTEKDIIWNPTTIIRGDDFVKTVSALRGQPGGYIYVYGSATMVRSLLAADLVDELLLTIEPIILGGGKTIFAADGKAIPFTLASTARASTGAQVCRYVRAR, from the coding sequence ATGAAAACACTCATCACCGAATTCATCAGCCTCGACGGCGTCGTACAGGCGCCAGGGGGAGCGAGCGAGGACACGGATGGCGGCTTCGCGCACGGCGGCTGGTCGATGAAGTATTTCGACCCGGACGTGATGGGCGGCATCTATGGTGAACTCGCCCGCCAAAGCGACGCCCTCTTGCAGGGACGCCGCACCTACCAGGTGTCAGCCGCGGCTTGGCCCAGCCGGTCGGGAGACCCCTTCACCGACTGGATCAACCGCGTGCAGAAGTACGTGGTATCGAACACCCTGACCGAGAAGGACATCATCTGGAACCCCACCACGATCATTCGCGGCGACGATTTTGTGAAGACCGTGTCCGCTCTGCGCGGCCAGCCGGGCGGCTATATCTACGTCTACGGCAGCGCCACGATGGTGCGGTCGCTGCTCGCCGCCGACCTTGTCGATGAATTGTTGCTCACGATCGAGCCGATCATCCTCGGCGGGGGGAAAACGATCTTCGCCGCAGACGGAAAAGCGATCCCATTCACCCTGGCGTCGACGGCCAGAGCCAGCACCGGCGCCCAGGTTTGCCGATATGTGCGCGCTCGATAG
- a CDS encoding HigA family addiction module antidote protein, translated as MMKMHNPPHPGEIIKGLWLDPMGVSITEAAQAMAISRKTLSKIVNGRGRVTPEIAMRLSIALGSSAESWLGHQATYDLWELEQHPDNVRVVPLFASTPLVLAAA; from the coding sequence ATGATGAAGATGCACAATCCCCCGCATCCGGGCGAGATTATCAAGGGCTTGTGGCTTGATCCGATGGGCGTGAGCATCACGGAGGCGGCGCAGGCGATGGCGATCAGCCGTAAGACCTTGTCCAAGATCGTAAACGGTCGCGGACGCGTGACGCCGGAAATTGCGATGCGTTTATCCATTGCGCTAGGCAGCAGTGCCGAAAGCTGGCTGGGGCATCAAGCCACCTATGATCTCTGGGAGCTCGAACAACACCCTGACAACGTGCGCGTCGTGCCCCTGTTTGCGTCAACGCCCCTCGTCTTGGCCGCGGCTTAA
- a CDS encoding type II toxin-antitoxin system MqsA family antitoxin has product MKLQITHCPTCGSEQIKPVCRDWTGAYRGQTYIVPALTFYECPVCGERVFEREALAKIQAVSPAFGKRPLKARPTTTARASAIADGSRPAA; this is encoded by the coding sequence ATGAAACTACAGATCACGCATTGCCCGACCTGTGGCAGTGAACAAATCAAACCAGTCTGCCGTGATTGGACAGGCGCCTATCGCGGCCAGACCTACATTGTCCCCGCGCTGACATTCTACGAGTGTCCTGTGTGTGGTGAACGCGTTTTCGAGCGCGAGGCATTGGCTAAGATCCAGGCTGTCTCGCCTGCCTTTGGCAAGCGTCCGCTGAAGGCGCGTCCAACCACAACGGCGCGAGCGTCTGCCATAGCTGACGGTAGCAGGCCAGCGGCCTGA
- a CDS encoding GNAT family N-acetyltransferase: MPENTFSPAAGAPTADFLRRDRHPLDPIFSPQTVALIGATEREGSVGRTILWNLLSHPFGGTIFPINPKRPNILGIKTYPSVAAVPDPVDLAIVVTPATTAPGIIAECVEAGVPGAIIISAGFKETGPAGAKLEAEIMDIAGGRAGGGRMRIIGPNCLGVMSPVSGMNATFAASMANRGNIGFISQSGALCTAVLDWSYREHVGFSHFVSIGSMLDVGWGDLIDYLGDDPSTHAIVIYMETVGDARSFLSAAREVALTKPIIVIKAGRTAAAAKAAASHTGSLAGSDEVLEAAFRRAGVLRVNRIADLFHMAEVLAKQPRPKGGRLTMLTNAGGPGVLSTDALITGGGELTVLSDATMAALNAFLPPAWSHNNPVDVLGDADPERYAKSLEIVADDPAADGLLVILTPQAMTDPTETARQLVNYAHASDKPLLASWMGGDKVAEGELILNRAGIPTYDFPDTAAQVFNYMWQFADNLGSLYETPLASTDPSRYVDNQLQTEAILRGVRNQGRTILTEYESKQVLALYGIPTVETRIAASADEAAAAAQAIGYPVVVKLHSETITHKTDVGGVRLNLGEEAAVREAFAQMQAGVSERYGAAAFQGVTVQPMAKLDGYELIVGSSVDAQFGPVLLFGSGGQLVEVFKDSALALPPLTTTLARRMVEQTRIAAALKGVRGRAPVDEVELEKLLVRFSQLVVEQPLIAEIDINPLLASPERLLALDARVLVHPLDLAEEGFPRPAVRPYPTQYVAPHTVPALDETFLFRPIRAEDEPLMVEFHRGLSEETVYSRFEQQMGFEQRVAHERLVKVCFIDYDRQMALVAERSDPASGKKAIVGVARVHKLSGSQDATFGLLVGDEFQGTGLGTALLDRAIGYARQEGVERLMATFQPDNAAMQRICRKLGFTLTDMPERGFVQAEKRLR, from the coding sequence ATGCCTGAAAACACATTTTCCCCAGCGGCCGGCGCACCTACGGCCGACTTTCTGCGCCGCGACCGGCACCCGCTCGATCCCATCTTTTCGCCGCAGACCGTGGCCCTGATCGGCGCCACCGAGCGCGAGGGCAGCGTGGGCCGCACCATCCTCTGGAACCTGCTCAGCCATCCCTTCGGCGGCACCATCTTCCCCATCAACCCCAAACGGCCCAACATCCTGGGCATCAAGACCTACCCCAGCGTCGCCGCCGTGCCTGACCCGGTCGATCTGGCCATCGTCGTCACCCCCGCCACCACCGCGCCCGGCATCATCGCCGAATGCGTCGAGGCGGGCGTGCCGGGGGCGATCATCATCTCGGCCGGGTTCAAGGAAACGGGGCCGGCCGGGGCGAAGCTGGAGGCCGAGATCATGGACATCGCCGGCGGCCGGGCTGGCGGCGGCCGCATGCGCATCATCGGCCCCAACTGCCTGGGCGTGATGAGTCCCGTGTCGGGGATGAACGCCACCTTTGCCGCCAGCATGGCCAACCGCGGCAACATCGGCTTCATCAGCCAGAGCGGCGCCCTCTGTACGGCCGTGCTCGATTGGAGCTACCGCGAGCACGTCGGCTTCAGCCATTTCGTCTCCATTGGCTCGATGCTGGATGTGGGCTGGGGCGACCTCATCGACTATCTGGGCGACGACCCCAGCACCCACGCCATCGTCATCTACATGGAGACGGTGGGCGACGCCCGCAGCTTCTTGTCGGCGGCGCGCGAGGTGGCGCTAACCAAGCCGATCATCGTGATCAAGGCCGGGCGCACGGCCGCCGCCGCCAAAGCCGCCGCCTCGCACACCGGCTCGTTGGCCGGGAGCGACGAGGTGCTGGAAGCGGCGTTCCGGCGGGCGGGCGTGTTGCGCGTGAATCGCATCGCCGACCTCTTCCACATGGCCGAGGTGCTGGCCAAGCAGCCGCGTCCCAAAGGCGGGCGGCTGACGATGCTGACCAACGCCGGCGGGCCGGGCGTGCTCTCGACCGACGCCCTCATCACCGGCGGCGGCGAACTGACCGTGCTGAGCGACGCCACCATGGCTGCCCTCAACGCCTTTCTGCCCCCGGCCTGGAGCCACAACAACCCGGTCGATGTTTTGGGCGACGCCGACCCCGAACGCTATGCGAAAAGCCTGGAGATCGTGGCCGATGACCCCGCCGCCGACGGCCTGCTGGTCATCCTCACGCCGCAAGCCATGACCGACCCCACCGAGACGGCCCGCCAACTGGTGAACTACGCCCATGCCTCTGACAAGCCCCTGCTGGCCAGCTGGATGGGCGGCGACAAGGTGGCCGAGGGCGAGTTGATCCTGAACCGAGCCGGCATCCCCACCTATGACTTCCCCGACACCGCCGCCCAGGTCTTCAACTATATGTGGCAGTTCGCCGACAACCTGGGGTCACTATACGAAACACCCCTTGCCTCGACCGATCCCTCGCGTTATGTCGATAACCAGCTGCAAACCGAGGCCATCCTGCGCGGCGTGCGCAACCAGGGCCGCACCATCCTGACCGAGTACGAATCCAAGCAGGTCCTGGCCCTCTACGGCATCCCCACCGTCGAGACGCGCATCGCCGCCAGCGCCGACGAAGCCGCCGCCGCCGCCCAGGCCATCGGCTACCCGGTCGTCGTCAAGCTGCACTCCGAGACCATCACCCACAAGACCGATGTCGGCGGGGTGCGGCTCAACCTGGGCGAGGAAGCGGCGGTGCGCGAGGCGTTTGCGCAGATGCAGGCCGGGGTGAGCGAGCGCTACGGGGCCGCCGCCTTCCAGGGTGTGACCGTGCAGCCGATGGCGAAGCTGGATGGCTACGAATTGATCGTGGGCAGCAGCGTCGATGCTCAGTTCGGGCCGGTGCTGCTGTTCGGGTCGGGCGGGCAGTTGGTCGAGGTGTTCAAGGATAGCGCCCTGGCCCTGCCGCCGCTGACCACCACCCTGGCGCGGCGGATGGTCGAGCAGACGCGCATCGCCGCGGCGCTGAAGGGCGTGCGCGGGCGAGCGCCGGTGGATGAGGTCGAGTTGGAGAAGCTGCTGGTGCGCTTCAGCCAGCTGGTGGTCGAGCAGCCGCTGATCGCCGAGATCGACATCAACCCGCTGCTGGCCTCGCCCGAGCGGTTGCTGGCGCTGGATGCCCGCGTGCTCGTCCACCCGCTCGATCTGGCCGAGGAGGGTTTCCCGCGCCCGGCCGTCCGCCCCTACCCCACCCAATACGTCGCGCCCCACACTGTCCCCGCCCTGGACGAGACCTTCCTCTTCCGCCCGATCCGGGCCGAGGACGAGCCGCTGATGGTCGAGTTCCACCGCGGCCTCTCGGAAGAGACGGTGTACAGCCGCTTCGAGCAACAGATGGGTTTCGAGCAGCGCGTGGCGCACGAGCGGCTGGTGAAGGTGTGTTTCATCGACTATGACCGGCAGATGGCGCTCGTAGCCGAACGCAGCGACCCGGCCTCGGGCAAGAAGGCCATCGTTGGCGTCGCCCGTGTGCACAAGCTGAGCGGGAGCCAGGATGCGACTTTTGGCCTGCTGGTGGGCGATGAGTTCCAGGGCACCGGCCTGGGCACCGCCCTGCTCGATCGGGCCATCGGCTATGCCCGGCAGGAGGGCGTGGAGCGGTTGATGGCCACCTTCCAGCCCGACAACGCCGCCATGCAGCGGATTTGCCGCAAGCTGGGCTTTACGCTGACCGACATGCCTGAGCGCGGGTTTGTGCAGGCGGAGAAGCGGTTGCGTTGA